A single region of the Nocardioides ochotonae genome encodes:
- the gmd gene encoding GDP-mannose 4,6-dehydratase: MPTALITGITGQDGLYLAELLLAKGYDVHGVIRGQNNPKRELVESLLPDVRLHHGDLTDTSSLLRALRDSAPDEVYNLGAVSFVAYSWENAQLTTDVTAKGVLNMLEAVRLHTGDDPAHIRFYQASSSEMFGKVQETPQHERTLLWPRSPYGVSKVFGHYMTINYRESYGMHASSGILFNHESPRRGPEFVTRKISRAVARIKLGMQDELVMGNLDAERDWGYAGDYVEAMWLMLQQEVADDYVIATGETHSIRDFLDLAFAHVGIADWTPYVRQDPRFMRPAEVDTLVGDAAKAHEVLGWKPSVTFPELVALMVEADLAAAREGWK; encoded by the coding sequence ATGCCCACCGCGCTCATCACCGGGATCACCGGCCAGGACGGCCTCTACCTCGCCGAGCTGCTGCTCGCGAAGGGGTACGACGTCCACGGTGTCATCCGCGGCCAGAACAACCCGAAGCGCGAGCTGGTGGAGAGCCTGCTGCCGGACGTGCGCCTGCACCACGGCGACCTCACCGACACCTCGAGCCTGCTGCGCGCGCTGCGCGACTCCGCGCCCGACGAGGTCTACAACCTCGGCGCGGTGTCGTTCGTGGCCTACTCGTGGGAGAACGCGCAGCTGACCACCGACGTGACCGCCAAGGGCGTGCTCAACATGCTCGAGGCGGTGCGGCTGCACACCGGGGACGACCCGGCGCACATCCGCTTCTACCAGGCCTCGAGCTCGGAGATGTTCGGCAAGGTCCAGGAGACCCCGCAGCACGAGCGCACCCTGCTGTGGCCCCGCTCGCCGTACGGCGTGAGCAAGGTGTTCGGGCACTACATGACCATCAACTACCGCGAGTCCTACGGCATGCACGCCAGCTCGGGGATCCTGTTCAACCACGAGTCCCCGCGCCGCGGCCCCGAGTTCGTCACCCGCAAGATCAGCCGCGCGGTGGCCCGGATCAAGCTCGGCATGCAGGACGAGCTGGTGATGGGCAACCTCGACGCCGAGCGCGACTGGGGCTACGCCGGCGACTACGTCGAGGCGATGTGGCTGATGCTCCAGCAGGAGGTCGCCGACGACTACGTGATCGCGACCGGGGAGACCCACTCGATCCGCGACTTCCTCGACCTCGCCTTCGCCCACGTCGGTATCGCCGACTGGACGCCCTACGTGCGCCAGGACCCGCGGTTCATGCGCCCCGCCGAGGTCGACACGCTGGTCGGCGACGCGGCCAAGGCCCACGAGGTGCTGGGCTGGAAGCCGAGCGTCACGTTCCCCGAGCTGGTCGCCCTGATGGTGGAGGCCGACCTCGCCGCCGCGCGCGAGGGGTGGAAGTGA
- a CDS encoding phosphomannose isomerase type II C-terminal cupin domain, with product MTMTGESEQRPWGAWYVLDEGDGFKVKRIDVQPHQRLSYQTHEHRAEHWFIVSGKATCVIDGETVIAGPGQTVDVAIGQAHRITNEEDELLQIVEIQMGRYTGEDDIVRLEDDYGRSPE from the coding sequence ATGACGATGACGGGTGAGTCCGAGCAGCGACCGTGGGGCGCGTGGTACGTGCTCGACGAGGGCGACGGCTTCAAGGTGAAGCGGATCGACGTCCAGCCGCACCAGCGGCTGTCCTACCAGACCCACGAGCACCGCGCCGAGCACTGGTTCATCGTGAGCGGCAAGGCCACCTGCGTGATCGACGGCGAGACCGTCATCGCCGGGCCGGGGCAGACCGTCGACGTGGCGATCGGCCAGGCGCACCGGATCACCAACGAGGAGGACGAGCTCCTCCAGATCGTCGAGATCCAGATGGGCCGCTACACCGGCGAGGACGACATCGTCCGTCTCGAGGACGACTACGGGCGTTCCCCGGAGTAG
- the folP gene encoding dihydropteroate synthase has product MTLRLRRHDFTDDATLMMAIVNRTPDSFYDRGATWAEDKAFERVATVVAQGAEIVDIGGIKAAPGVEIDAAEERSRVVDFVARVREAYPSLVISVDTWRASVGDAVCAAGADVLNDAWGGADPELVDVAAQHGAAIICTHTGGARPRTRPFRVEYDDVVRAAIDDTCAYAERALAAGVARESIVIDPAHDFGKNTRHSLELTHRLGEMVATGWPVLVSLSNKDFVGETLDLPVGERLVGTLAATAVCALAGARIYRVHEVVETRQTVDMVSSIAGRRPPARAIRGLA; this is encoded by the coding sequence GTGACCCTGCGACTACGACGCCACGACTTCACCGACGACGCCACCTTGATGATGGCGATCGTCAACCGCACCCCCGACTCCTTCTACGACCGCGGCGCCACCTGGGCCGAGGACAAGGCGTTCGAGCGGGTCGCGACGGTCGTCGCCCAAGGTGCCGAGATCGTCGACATCGGCGGCATCAAGGCCGCCCCCGGCGTGGAGATCGACGCCGCCGAGGAGCGCTCGCGCGTCGTCGACTTCGTGGCCCGGGTGCGCGAGGCCTACCCGTCGCTGGTCATCTCGGTGGACACCTGGCGCGCCTCGGTCGGCGACGCCGTCTGTGCCGCCGGCGCCGACGTGCTCAACGACGCCTGGGGTGGCGCGGACCCCGAGCTGGTCGACGTGGCCGCCCAGCACGGCGCGGCGATCATCTGCACCCACACCGGCGGCGCCCGCCCCCGCACCCGCCCGTTCCGGGTGGAGTACGACGACGTGGTGCGCGCCGCGATCGACGACACCTGCGCCTACGCCGAGCGCGCGCTGGCCGCCGGGGTGGCGCGGGAGTCGATCGTGATCGACCCCGCCCACGACTTCGGCAAGAACACCCGCCACTCCCTCGAGCTCACCCACCGGCTCGGCGAGATGGTCGCGACCGGCTGGCCGGTGCTGGTCTCGCTGTCCAACAAGGACTTCGTCGGCGAGACCCTCGACCTGCCGGTCGGCGAGCGGCTGGTCGGCACCCTCGCCGCGACCGCCGTCTGCGCCCTCGCCGGCGCCCGGATCTACCGCGTCCACGAGGTCGTGGAGACCCGGCAGACCGTCGACATGGTCTCCTCGATCGCCGGGCGCCGCCCGCCGGCGCGCGCCATCCGGGGGCTGGCATGA
- a CDS encoding sugar transferase — protein sequence MSASPSRALRYLPATALAIDLVIVAAVTTLAALGRERLGIFDTAADVSGSLAVVGPVMVIGWVAVIALSGGYEKPLFGAGTDEYKRVLNATLATGGLLGVGCYLARFDLSRGFFLLAFALGVPALLLGRFALRRALHGARRRGALRHRVLIAGSPSHVDEVANVLRREPWLGYQVVGCLTPAYDLSEETELGVPVLGNSDEATSMVLESGADVIFFAGGALGSANQMRQVVWDLEHHDVQVVVAPHVTDISSERVNVRPVGGLPLMHIDPPAWSDASRWAKRTFDVIGSACLIAMLSPIFAIAALQIKLFDKGPVLFRQTRIGRDGSEFGCFKFRTMVVNAEAMVAKLQQEVGQSALLFKMKDDPRITKPGKWMRRLSVDELPQLFNVFKGDMSLVGPRPQVAREVALYDNAMSRRLHVRPGMTGLWQVSGRNDLTAEEAIRLDLYYVDNWSMVQDLSILARTVSAVFSSRGAY from the coding sequence GTGAGCGCCTCGCCCAGCCGGGCGCTCCGTTACCTGCCGGCCACCGCGCTGGCCATCGACTTGGTGATCGTGGCGGCGGTCACCACGCTGGCCGCTCTCGGCCGCGAGCGGCTGGGGATCTTCGACACCGCGGCCGACGTGTCCGGGAGCCTGGCCGTGGTCGGCCCGGTGATGGTCATCGGCTGGGTGGCGGTGATCGCCCTCTCCGGCGGCTACGAGAAGCCGCTCTTCGGCGCCGGGACCGACGAATACAAGCGGGTCCTCAACGCCACCCTCGCGACCGGAGGTCTCCTCGGGGTCGGCTGCTACCTGGCCCGCTTCGACCTGAGCCGCGGGTTCTTCCTGCTCGCCTTCGCCCTCGGCGTCCCCGCCCTCCTCCTGGGCCGGTTCGCGCTGCGGCGCGCGCTGCACGGCGCCCGGCGCCGCGGCGCGCTGCGCCACCGGGTGCTGATCGCCGGCTCGCCGTCCCACGTCGACGAGGTGGCCAACGTGTTGCGCCGCGAGCCGTGGCTCGGCTACCAGGTGGTCGGCTGCCTGACGCCGGCCTACGACCTGTCCGAGGAGACCGAACTCGGTGTCCCCGTGCTCGGCAACTCCGACGAGGCGACGTCGATGGTGCTCGAGTCCGGCGCCGACGTCATCTTCTTCGCCGGCGGGGCGCTCGGCTCCGCCAACCAGATGCGTCAGGTGGTCTGGGACCTTGAGCACCACGATGTGCAGGTCGTCGTCGCGCCCCACGTCACCGACATCTCCAGCGAGCGGGTCAACGTCCGCCCGGTGGGAGGCCTGCCGCTCATGCACATCGACCCCCCGGCCTGGAGCGACGCGTCCCGCTGGGCGAAGCGCACCTTCGACGTCATCGGCTCGGCGTGCCTGATCGCGATGCTGAGCCCGATCTTCGCCATCGCCGCCCTGCAGATCAAGCTCTTCGACAAGGGCCCCGTGCTGTTCCGCCAGACCCGCATCGGCCGCGACGGCAGCGAGTTCGGCTGCTTCAAGTTCCGCACCATGGTGGTCAACGCCGAGGCGATGGTGGCGAAGCTCCAGCAAGAGGTCGGGCAGAGCGCGCTTCTCTTCAAGATGAAGGACGACCCCCGGATCACCAAGCCGGGCAAGTGGATGCGCCGTCTCTCGGTCGACGAGCTCCCCCAGCTCTTCAACGTCTTCAAGGGCGACATGAGCCTGGTCGGCCCGCGCCCGCAGGTCGCCCGCGAGGTCGCGCTCTACGACAACGCGATGAGCCGGCGCCTGCACGTGCGTCCCGGCATGACGGGCCTGTGGCAGGTCTCGGGCCGCAACGACCTCACCGCCGAGGAGGCCATCCGCCTCGACCTCTACTACGTCGACAACTGGTCGATGGTGCAGGACCTCTCGATCCTGGCGCGCACCGTTAGCGCGGTCTTCAGCAGCCGCGGCGCCTACTAA
- a CDS encoding glycosyltransferase, whose product MPGLLVHEWISTHGGSENVLEVMASAYPDQPIAALWKDEPSRFPDSRVQQSWLAKRPALRQRKFLALPFMPLVWRRMDLSQYDSLLVSSHAFAHQIASNPTAPAKAHIYVHTPARYVWEPSLDARKDSPLLLPARAALRSMDRRLTSQTAEIAANSQFVAERIMAAWGREARVIHPPADVSAIQGSGPWAEQVTGEETRTLAALPDRFVLGASRFVRYKRLDLAVRVGELLGLPVVLAGSGEDQAFLEDVASKASVPIHFVHRPSDELLRALMESASLFVFPPIEDFGIMPVEAAALGTPSLVNRIGGAKESVEKLDGGAAVDFSDATEVRQYAEKVMADDYSDLGVRARHFSNERFVAEIREWRGE is encoded by the coding sequence TTGCCCGGCCTACTGGTGCACGAGTGGATCTCGACACATGGTGGTTCTGAGAACGTCCTCGAGGTCATGGCCTCGGCGTATCCAGATCAGCCCATCGCCGCCCTCTGGAAAGACGAGCCCTCCCGGTTCCCCGACAGTCGGGTACAGCAGTCTTGGTTGGCAAAGCGCCCAGCGCTGCGCCAAAGAAAGTTCCTCGCTCTCCCGTTCATGCCGCTCGTGTGGCGCCGCATGGATCTCAGCCAGTACGACTCGCTCTTGGTCAGCTCCCACGCCTTCGCGCATCAGATCGCGTCGAACCCCACGGCGCCCGCGAAGGCGCACATCTACGTCCACACGCCCGCGCGGTACGTCTGGGAACCCTCGCTCGATGCCCGCAAGGACTCGCCCCTGCTCCTACCGGCACGAGCAGCCCTGCGCTCAATGGACCGCCGCCTGACGAGCCAGACGGCCGAGATCGCCGCGAACTCGCAGTTCGTGGCCGAGCGCATCATGGCCGCGTGGGGTCGCGAAGCCCGAGTGATCCACCCGCCGGCAGACGTGAGCGCTATTCAAGGCAGCGGCCCATGGGCGGAGCAGGTAACAGGGGAAGAGACACGCACGTTGGCCGCCCTCCCCGATCGGTTCGTGCTCGGCGCGTCACGGTTCGTGCGGTACAAACGACTCGACCTTGCCGTCCGCGTAGGCGAACTCCTCGGTCTCCCTGTCGTACTTGCTGGCAGCGGCGAGGACCAGGCATTCCTGGAGGACGTCGCATCGAAGGCATCCGTTCCAATCCACTTCGTGCATAGGCCGTCCGACGAGCTGCTCCGCGCGCTCATGGAGAGCGCCAGCCTCTTCGTGTTCCCCCCAATCGAGGACTTCGGGATCATGCCCGTCGAAGCAGCTGCCCTCGGCACTCCATCGCTGGTGAACCGCATAGGCGGCGCAAAGGAGAGCGTGGAGAAGTTGGATGGTGGCGCCGCTGTCGACTTCTCCGATGCAACTGAGGTCCGCCAGTACGCCGAAAAGGTGATGGCGGATGACTACTCAGACCTCGGAGTCCGTGCTCGCCACTTCAGCAACGAGCGGTTCGTCGCCGAGATCCGCGAGTGGCGCGGCGAGTAG
- a CDS encoding GDP-mannose 4,6-dehydratase: MTGRTAMRALITGVGGQDGSYLAERLVAEGLEVHALVHPDEPLPERPGVTLHACDVADTARTRALVRDLVPDELYNLAAISSVARSWSEPDLVARVNGLAVAGLLESAWLAQEASGRPVRFVQASSAEIFGAPCRSPQDESTPIRPVNPYGAAKAYAHHLVGVYRERGLHASGLVLYNHESPRRPVQFVTRKITSTVAAIAQGRADVLRLGNLAARRDWGWAPDYVDAMVRSARAGHADDYVVATGESHSVRDLVAVAFAHVGIDDWERFVEVDQALVRPTDAADLVGDSSRIRAALGWCPTATFHDVVTRLVAADLDTWEGS, translated from the coding sequence GTGACAGGTCGGACCGCGATGCGGGCGCTGATCACCGGCGTCGGCGGCCAGGACGGCAGCTACCTCGCCGAGCGTTTGGTCGCGGAGGGACTGGAGGTGCACGCGCTGGTGCACCCCGACGAACCCCTCCCGGAGCGGCCCGGCGTCACCCTGCACGCCTGCGACGTGGCCGACACCGCGCGCACCCGCGCCCTGGTGCGGGACCTGGTGCCCGACGAGCTCTACAACCTCGCCGCGATCAGCTCGGTGGCGCGATCCTGGAGCGAGCCGGACCTGGTGGCCCGGGTGAACGGACTCGCGGTCGCCGGGCTGCTGGAGTCGGCGTGGCTGGCCCAGGAGGCGAGCGGGCGCCCGGTGCGGTTCGTCCAGGCCTCGAGCGCGGAGATCTTCGGCGCGCCGTGCCGTTCCCCCCAGGACGAGTCGACGCCGATCCGCCCGGTCAACCCGTACGGCGCCGCCAAGGCCTACGCCCACCACCTGGTGGGGGTCTACCGCGAGCGCGGGCTGCACGCCTCCGGCCTGGTGCTCTACAACCATGAGTCGCCGCGCCGCCCGGTGCAGTTCGTGACCCGCAAGATCACCTCGACCGTCGCCGCGATCGCGCAGGGCCGCGCCGACGTGCTCCGGCTCGGCAACCTGGCCGCCCGCCGCGACTGGGGGTGGGCCCCCGACTACGTCGACGCCATGGTGCGCAGCGCGCGCGCCGGGCACGCCGACGACTACGTCGTGGCGACGGGGGAGAGCCACTCGGTGCGCGACCTGGTGGCCGTGGCGTTCGCGCACGTCGGGATCGACGACTGGGAGCGGTTCGTCGAGGTCGACCAGGCGCTCGTGCGCCCCACCGACGCCGCCGACCTCGTCGGCGACTCCTCCCGGATCCGCGCGGCCCTCGGCTGGTGCCCCACCGCGACGTTCCACGACGTCGTCACCCGCTTGGTCGCCGCCGACCTTGACACCTGGGAGGGCAGCTGA
- a CDS encoding DUF4012 domain-containing protein yields the protein MRSRRAWLWPLLTVFLLIGAWGAWSAWQAWQVYGDLDVAVEKVDEIEVAVEAGDSARLESALDDLRAAGDSARDRTDGFGWTALTWLPVVGDDASGVRAVAEVVSDLGADGVEPMVRASDGLDQLAPRDARVDVAALLELRDPVKRASAALSAASARLAEEDPSGYVDRFKVKYRELAAVVRDADHALSSVDTALEVLPTMLGADGPRNHLLVFQNNAEIRATGGLPGAVTLATARDGSIELVRQVAANSFRQLDRPVLPLTPAEQQLYGPLLGTFMLNATSTPDFPRAAELIKARWEREQPETIDSIVSLDPVALSYVLEATGPVTVRDVELTADNVVDELLHEVYLRYEDPAEQDEFFREVARTTFDLISSGRGDVRALMSGLARGADEGRIYVHSFAEDEQQALAGSDVAGEFVTDAAADPQVTVTLNDLTMSKMSYFLDYDVSVTATHCGGGRQAYTGHMRVSSSAPDDAASLPAYITGAGSSPADPGTQFLMVRLYSPAGGEVSGVKLDAMSIDDAAIDQDGRRIAELQLALEPGQESNIRWTMKSGADQTGDTEIQVTPGVQSGAKSSVARSAC from the coding sequence ATGCGTTCTCGTCGGGCCTGGCTGTGGCCCCTGCTGACCGTGTTCCTGCTCATCGGGGCCTGGGGGGCGTGGAGCGCGTGGCAGGCCTGGCAGGTCTACGGCGACCTCGACGTCGCGGTCGAGAAGGTCGACGAGATCGAGGTGGCCGTCGAGGCCGGTGACTCCGCGCGCCTGGAGTCCGCCCTCGACGACCTGCGCGCGGCGGGCGACTCCGCGCGCGACCGCACCGACGGCTTCGGCTGGACGGCGCTGACCTGGCTCCCGGTCGTCGGCGACGACGCCAGCGGCGTCCGCGCCGTCGCGGAGGTCGTGAGCGACCTCGGCGCCGACGGGGTCGAGCCGATGGTCAGGGCCTCCGACGGCCTCGACCAGCTGGCCCCGCGCGACGCCCGCGTCGACGTGGCGGCGCTCCTCGAGCTGCGTGACCCGGTCAAGCGGGCCTCCGCGGCCCTGTCCGCCGCATCGGCGCGGCTCGCGGAGGAGGACCCCTCGGGCTACGTCGACCGGTTCAAGGTCAAGTACCGCGAGCTCGCGGCGGTCGTCCGCGACGCCGACCACGCGCTGTCCTCGGTCGACACCGCGCTCGAGGTGCTGCCGACGATGCTGGGTGCCGACGGTCCCCGCAACCACCTGCTGGTCTTCCAGAACAACGCCGAGATCCGCGCGACTGGCGGACTTCCCGGCGCGGTCACCCTGGCCACCGCCCGGGACGGCAGCATCGAGCTGGTCCGCCAGGTGGCGGCGAACTCGTTCCGCCAGCTGGACCGGCCGGTGCTGCCGCTGACGCCGGCCGAGCAGCAGCTCTACGGCCCGCTGCTCGGCACCTTCATGCTCAACGCGACCTCGACCCCCGACTTCCCGCGCGCCGCGGAGCTGATCAAGGCCCGCTGGGAGCGCGAGCAGCCCGAGACGATCGACAGCATCGTGTCCCTCGACCCGGTCGCGCTGTCCTACGTGCTCGAGGCGACCGGCCCGGTCACCGTGCGCGACGTCGAGCTCACGGCCGACAATGTGGTCGACGAGCTGCTGCACGAGGTCTACCTGCGCTACGAGGACCCCGCCGAGCAGGACGAGTTCTTCCGCGAGGTCGCGCGCACGACGTTCGACCTGATCTCCTCGGGCCGCGGCGACGTCCGCGCGCTGATGAGCGGCCTGGCCCGGGGCGCCGACGAGGGGCGGATCTACGTCCACTCCTTCGCCGAGGACGAGCAGCAGGCGCTGGCGGGCAGTGACGTGGCCGGGGAGTTCGTCACCGATGCCGCCGCCGACCCGCAGGTCACGGTCACCCTCAACGACCTGACGATGAGCAAGATGTCCTACTTCCTCGACTACGACGTGAGCGTCACCGCCACCCACTGCGGCGGCGGGCGCCAGGCCTACACCGGGCACATGCGGGTCTCCTCGAGCGCGCCGGACGACGCGGCGTCGCTGCCGGCGTACATCACCGGAGCGGGGTCGTCGCCCGCCGACCCCGGCACGCAGTTCCTGATGGTCCGGCTCTACTCGCCGGCCGGCGGCGAGGTCTCCGGCGTCAAGCTCGACGCGATGTCGATCGACGACGCGGCGATCGACCAGGACGGGCGCAGGATCGCCGAGCTCCAGCTGGCCCTCGAGCCCGGCCAGGAGAGCAACATCCGCTGGACGATGAAGTCGGGCGCCGACCAGACCGGGGACACCGAGATCCAGGTGACCCCGGGCGTGCAGTCCGGCGCGAAGTCGTCGGTGGCGCGCAGCGCCTGCTGA
- a CDS encoding glucosyl-3-phosphoglycerate synthase: protein MSWSARNTHRWDEWTLPALLAAKGEQRVSLVVPARNEEKTVGEVVARVRDALVAPLGDTGALVDEIVVIDSDSTDHTFAVAADAGAAVHRAAEIRPDLGTRPGKGEAMWKSLFVTTGDVLVFMDADLLDWDTHFVPGLLGPLLTRPEVQLVKGFYARPGLDEATGASTPYAGGRVTELVARPLIALLFPPLAGLVQPLAGEWAVRRDHFASLSVPTGYAVELAALIDTWRTHDLDAIAQVDLGTRSHSHQGLHDLGAMATQILTAGWARSSHSHHAATIPLTQFLPGAVPAVREVPVTERPPAAPLLEAP, encoded by the coding sequence GTGAGCTGGTCCGCGCGCAACACCCACCGTTGGGACGAGTGGACGCTCCCCGCGCTGCTCGCCGCCAAGGGCGAGCAGCGGGTCAGCCTGGTCGTGCCGGCGCGCAACGAGGAGAAGACGGTGGGCGAGGTCGTCGCCCGGGTGCGCGACGCGCTGGTCGCCCCGCTCGGCGACACCGGCGCGCTCGTCGACGAGATCGTGGTCATCGACTCCGACTCCACCGACCACACCTTCGCCGTGGCCGCCGACGCCGGCGCGGCCGTGCACCGGGCCGCGGAGATCCGTCCCGACCTCGGCACCCGGCCCGGCAAGGGCGAGGCGATGTGGAAGTCGCTGTTCGTCACCACCGGCGACGTCCTCGTGTTCATGGACGCCGACCTGCTCGACTGGGACACCCACTTCGTGCCCGGCCTGCTCGGCCCGCTGCTCACCCGTCCGGAGGTGCAGCTGGTCAAGGGCTTCTACGCCCGCCCCGGCCTCGACGAGGCGACCGGCGCGTCCACGCCGTACGCCGGGGGCCGGGTGACCGAGCTCGTCGCCCGCCCGCTGATCGCGCTGCTGTTCCCGCCACTGGCCGGGCTGGTGCAGCCGCTGGCGGGGGAGTGGGCGGTGCGCCGCGACCACTTCGCCTCGCTGTCGGTGCCGACCGGCTATGCCGTCGAGCTGGCCGCGCTCATCGACACCTGGCGTACCCACGACCTCGACGCGATCGCCCAGGTCGACCTCGGCACCCGCTCGCACTCCCACCAGGGTCTGCACGACCTCGGTGCGATGGCCACCCAGATCCTCACCGCCGGCTGGGCCCGCTCCTCGCACAGCCACCACGCGGCGACGATCCCGCTCACCCAGTTCCTGCCCGGGGCGGTGCCGGCCGTGCGCGAGGTGCCGGTGACCGAGCGACCGCCCGCCGCCCCGCTGCTGGAGGCCCCGTGA
- a CDS encoding class III extradiol ring-cleavage dioxygenase family protein, protein MTTRIVLVPGTLALLPEHASLIDPVPELRAACLAAVAWLGVPDEVLADDQGRRVADALLAAAGVTERAPDADRTVLVVGNGSATRSEKAPGHLDERALAFDVALGAALLRGDLGGLDLSLADELWARLGGIPALAGLLEPGAEVSVDHDAAPYGVQWWVMRWTCGS, encoded by the coding sequence ATGACCACCCGGATCGTGCTGGTGCCCGGCACCCTCGCGCTGCTGCCCGAGCACGCCTCGCTCATCGACCCGGTGCCCGAGCTGCGCGCCGCCTGCCTGGCCGCGGTGGCCTGGCTGGGCGTGCCCGACGAGGTGCTGGCCGACGACCAGGGCCGGCGGGTCGCCGACGCGCTCCTCGCCGCCGCCGGGGTCACCGAGCGGGCCCCGGACGCCGACCGGACGGTGCTGGTCGTCGGCAACGGCAGCGCCACCCGCAGCGAGAAGGCCCCCGGCCACCTCGACGAGCGCGCGCTCGCCTTCGACGTGGCCCTCGGGGCCGCGCTGCTCCGCGGGGACCTGGGCGGACTGGACCTCTCCCTGGCCGACGAGCTCTGGGCGCGCCTGGGCGGGATCCCTGCGCTCGCCGGACTGCTCGAGCCGGGCGCCGAGGTCAGCGTCGACCACGACGCCGCGCCGTACGGCGTGCAGTGGTGGGTGATGAGGTGGACGTGCGGGTCCTGA
- a CDS encoding dihydrofolate reductase family protein — MRVLIGDPDASLEEHYAPPRLPWLRANMVSSLDGAATGADGRSGSINNAADKLVFDLLRDTCDAVLVGAGTARAEGYGPAAAPVVVVSRSGSVPPTLRTAGPGRVLLATGAGAPGLDQATALLGAEQVLVCGDDEVDLAAVVDVLHARGLRHLLCEGGPRLLTDLLAAGLVDELAATYVPLLVGGAGPRITQGAHVGLSAVPRLLLEQDGTLLGRWWLRGPGDDAPAPRLKS; from the coding sequence GTGCGGGTCCTGATCGGCGACCCGGACGCGTCGCTGGAGGAGCACTACGCCCCGCCGCGGCTGCCCTGGCTGCGCGCCAACATGGTGAGCAGCCTCGACGGCGCGGCCACCGGCGCCGACGGGCGCAGCGGCAGCATCAACAACGCCGCCGACAAGCTGGTCTTCGACCTGCTGCGCGACACCTGCGACGCGGTGCTGGTCGGCGCCGGCACCGCCCGCGCCGAGGGGTACGGCCCTGCCGCGGCACCGGTCGTGGTGGTCAGCCGCAGCGGCTCGGTGCCGCCGACCCTGCGCACAGCCGGGCCGGGGCGGGTGCTGCTGGCCACCGGCGCAGGGGCTCCCGGGCTGGACCAGGCGACGGCCCTGCTGGGGGCCGAGCAGGTGCTCGTCTGCGGGGACGACGAGGTGGATCTGGCCGCGGTGGTCGACGTCCTCCACGCCCGCGGGCTGCGCCACCTGCTCTGCGAGGGCGGCCCGCGCCTGCTGACGGACCTGCTGGCCGCAGGCCTGGTCGACGAGCTGGCCGCGACGTACGTCCCGCTGCTGGTGGGCGGGGCCGGCCCCCGGATCACCCAGGGCGCGCACGTGGGGCTGAGCGCGGTGCCGCGGCTGCTGCTCGAGCAGGACGGCACGCTGCTCGGGCGCTGGTGGCTGCGAGGCCCCGGCGACGACGCCCCGGCACCACGCCTCAAAAGTTAA
- the galE gene encoding UDP-glucose 4-epimerase GalE — protein MSWLVTGGAGYIGSHVVRAFREAGIAPVVVDDLSSGVASFVPDDVPFLRASILDTEAVTAFLREHKVEGVVHLAGFKYAGVSVTRPLHTYEQNVTGTVHLLQAMEAAGVEQMVFSSSAATFGTPDVDLVTEQTPTAPESPYGESKLIGEWILRDAERAYGLRHTSLRYFNVVGSGSPELFDTSPHNLFPLVFEALFHGRTPKIFGDDYATPDGTCVRDYVHVQDLATSHVAAARRLAAGEPVERVYNLGSGHGASVREIMDAIRDVTGIDFTPEVQPRRPGDPARIVATGELAARDLDWVMRHDLRAMVASAWEARQAAGDAYPN, from the coding sequence ATGAGCTGGCTGGTCACTGGGGGTGCGGGCTACATCGGCTCGCACGTCGTGCGCGCCTTCCGCGAGGCCGGCATCGCGCCGGTGGTCGTGGACGACCTGTCCTCGGGGGTGGCCTCGTTCGTCCCCGACGACGTGCCGTTCCTGCGCGCCTCGATCCTCGACACCGAGGCGGTGACCGCCTTCCTGCGCGAGCACAAGGTCGAGGGCGTCGTGCACCTGGCCGGCTTCAAGTACGCCGGTGTCTCGGTCACCCGCCCGCTGCACACCTACGAGCAGAACGTCACCGGCACGGTGCACCTGCTCCAGGCGATGGAGGCCGCCGGGGTCGAGCAGATGGTGTTCTCCTCCTCCGCCGCGACGTTCGGCACCCCCGACGTCGACCTGGTGACCGAGCAGACCCCGACCGCCCCGGAGTCGCCGTACGGCGAGTCCAAGCTGATCGGCGAGTGGATCCTGCGCGACGCCGAGCGGGCCTACGGACTGCGCCACACCTCGCTGCGCTACTTCAACGTGGTCGGCTCGGGCTCCCCGGAGCTCTTCGACACCAGCCCCCACAACCTGTTCCCGCTGGTCTTCGAGGCGCTGTTCCACGGCCGCACGCCGAAGATCTTCGGCGACGACTACGCGACCCCCGACGGCACCTGCGTGCGCGACTACGTGCACGTGCAGGACCTGGCGACCTCCCACGTCGCGGCCGCGCGCCGCCTCGCTGCCGGCGAGCCCGTCGAGCGGGTCTACAACCTGGGCAGCGGCCACGGGGCGTCGGTGCGCGAGATCATGGACGCGATCCGCGACGTCACCGGCATCGACTTCACCCCCGAGGTGCAGCCGCGCCGCCCCGGCGACCCGGCCCGGATCGTCGCGACCGGCGAGCTCGCCGCGCGCGACCTCGACTGGGTGATGCGCCACGACCTGCGGGCGATGGTCGCCAGCGCCTGGGAGGCCCGCCAGGCGGCGGGCGACGCCTACCCCAATTGA